In the Magnolia sinica isolate HGM2019 chromosome 15, MsV1, whole genome shotgun sequence genome, one interval contains:
- the LOC131226818 gene encoding transcription factor MYB12-like, whose protein sequence is MNYLRPDIKRGNIEPDEEDLIIRLHAQLGNRWSLLAKHLPCRSDNEIKNYWNNHLRKKLEHRETDHNANNNPQPLEKNKKNDIKNKSEMKDKAHPPKVIRLTSSQNTWNCDNLGAMGVCGGLDDELVIESSSHDGRNELVKDGLDVSQPGFYSSILEDHGLDFLDEGMLEELSELLKEDA, encoded by the coding sequence ATGAACTATCTGAGACCCGACATCAAGAGAGGCAACATCGAACCTGACGAAGAAGATCTTATCATTAGACTCCATGCACAACTGGGAAACAGATGGTCTCTCCTTGCCAAACATCTGCCGTGCCGAAGTGATAATGAAATCAAGAACTACTGGAATAACCATCTCAGAAAGAAACTCGAACACCGAGAAACCGATCACAATGCCAACAATAATCCGCAACCACtggagaagaataagaagaacgACATAAAGAACAAGAGCGAAATGAAGGACAAGGCCCATCCTCCAAAGGTGATTAGATTGACGTCGTCTCAAAACACATGGAACTGTGATAATTTAGGTGCAATGGGAGTTTGTGGTGGTCTTGATGACGAGCTTGTAATTGAATCTTCCAGCCATGATGGAAGAAATGAACTTGTTAAAGATGGTTTGGATGTTTCACAGCCTGGCTTTTATAGTAGTATTCTTGAAGATCACGGCCTTGATTTTCTAGACGAGGGTATGCTGGAAGAGCTTTCAGAGCTCTTAAAAGAAGATGCATGA